DNA sequence from the Cryptomeria japonica unplaced genomic scaffold, Sugi_1.0 HiC_scaffold_171, whole genome shotgun sequence genome:
TGACGAAATGGAATATCCAAGGTCAAAACagtattgaatgtgtgccatagagccaGTGTCATTGAGTGAGATGTATATAATGGCCTATCCATAACTGGGGGAAGctgtgcaagatcaccaaccaaaatgactgagatacctgcaaatgattcatgttgtttgttgGGAAAAGCTTCTCAcaatcttttatcaatcttaatgggtaattgagggccaacaaagctcatttcatctattaaaatgtaaTGTAAGTGTTTGCATTActcttgaaacattaatagggaatggcctgttaagggtttgtattcttgaatgggtATACAGAGGGCAAcatggattgtggttgcttggatattatatgtGGAGATACCtgttggtgctagtacaagcaaaGGGTATTGTGCATGTTCTAAATTTGAATTTAACTGTCTGCGTATGCagtcaataagaaatgattttccTGTGCTTGTTGTGCCTTGAATGATTAATCGTAATGGTGAAGAATGTAGGTTCTATTCAGCATGAGTTTTAATAATATCAAGTGCAATAATTTGGTTTTGTGCAAGCTCATAGTTAGTAGGTGCATTTAAATGCGGGTTGGCAAGATTGTGGGGTGCTTGGCTTTTCTCTGTAAAAATAAAGTGAGATTCTTTTGAATGTAGTGGTTCATGAGGCACAGAAGCAGTCCAATCAAATTGTAGATCAAAATCACgtttgccaagcatttgaagagcaACAATGTCAaagttgtttgatgctcccatttgtgacaagaaCTCCCATTTGTACAGATCTTCATGAGTTGATTGACAAATATCTTCTGGTTGTAGCTCTTCACCATTTTCTGTGGTAATGTGTTCTTCAAAACCATTTACATGCCACCGGATGTATTTTGTACTTTGAAGATCTTGCCAATTTATGATAATTTCTTCAACTGAGTTCCCTATATGTAGAGGAATGATTCGAAATGGtttgtaaagaagcaattcactccaacaGAAACTTTCAAAACTGTTGTCCTCTTCTAAAGCTAAAGATTTGTGTTGTGGGTAGAAATTTACAATTATGGGTAGCTTTAttttcatccatttacatgatttaTGTTGCTCAGAGTATGTATATAGCTGGGCTAAACAAAGCAGAGTCAGGTTTGCTAATTTTGATGGTCGTTTCATTTAGTTTGAGATGTAAGATATTGAGGTTTGAGATTCTTCATCACAATTAGCTATGTGTTGAAAGATTCTTTTACCAACATTGAGTGTTACAAATTGGCGTGTTcaagatatcaatgggagtttaagcagcatgtgacaagtttcttgtgcgCTAATGTCCCTATCAGCAACAATTCCCATGAGCAGTCTTTGGTATGCTAAGAGTATTGTATCATCTGAATCTATTGATTCAACTATatgtttcaagatatcaatataacttTCTGATTTTTGTTTAGTTTTGGATGCGTACTTTGAGATATATTGTAGAACTACTTTTTTGGAGCAGACAGGCTGACAGTCAACACTAGCCCTCCATATGGCGAGCATTGTTGGGTTGTGTACATTCAGACAATTATCATTCCTTGTTGGTTTGTATGATGGGTTATTGTTGTGGTCTAATATCAATGAGGATTTGGGTTGTTCGGGCCAAGGAGCTTTGTACCAGCACTGAAGGGTTGAGATTTTTTTCCTCAAGCAGGTATACTCTGAACACTTTGTGTGCCATTGAACAACATTGAGTAACTCAGTATAATAAGTGCAAGGATTCGACTTGGATATGatctctgtatctgcaagacatggATCTGAAATTGCAGGCATATATTGCATGTTCAAGCGAGCTTCTTCAAGATgtggattccatgttgtgatgtacTGGTCAAAGAAGTGTTTAACTGATTGGATACTTGCATGATCTGACCAGTcaaggttatcaatatttggtgGTTCTAGCAACCAAAGAAAGCCATGTATATGTGCAGATCCTCGGTGTTGCCATTGATATCTATACCAGTGGtcaatggtttttagttctttgataatgacttcatcacgaaagatttgaaatcttaagtgcaaGTATAAAGCTACAATGTGGGGATTATTGACTAAATTTTCAGTAAATTGTCTTATGTTGTTGGGTATAGTAGCTGACTTTGTTTTTGGCAATAACTTATGCAAGTCTGGCCATTTTGTAATAGTTAAACTTAAGGTGAAGAACAATGTAGGTGCACCTAACTGTTCTATCATTGATGTAAGGTCACATCGGGACTCGCTCCAAAATGCTCATGTACCATGCAATGAGGCTGCATATCGcatgatatgatttggtaattcaCTTGACGGTGTCTTTTGTAAGTATTCCTTTAGGCCATGAAGATTGTGTGGAAGACTATCTTGTAGATTAGTCTTAATGAAGACAACAGCTGATTGCTGGGATCGATGTctcatcataagattgtagatataatatctaaagcgaacatgttgcccaaatctttgatcaaaatatttgatcaggtgcaaagcatattcatgtaaatgtacttgccttgttctttgttgtagtggtaaagcTATTCCAGAAGGGAATAGTGttgggaatgccatggaaaggAGGCCCTCGGTATTGTATTCATTGATAGGTGATGTACTAATTTGTGGCCAAGGAACAAcgttattgttgttgttatctaGAGGGAGGATGTTTTTTATTGCATCAAGTTTTGGTATTGATGATGGTAATTGTGGGATAAATGAGGAACTATTCTCCctgatttgttcttcattgttaatATTCAGCAGAGTGGAAGtatcttgaacaagatcttcttGCAGGGAATCCATTGAATGCAATAGCTGTGTAATGTCAGTGGTTTGCTCTGGCAATAGATGCACTGCATctggatcaatgactacatcattgtagtattgatcatgtttcattttgtaagccaatgcattcatCACATGAAATCTATTCACATAACAGTCATAAGTTAATCCTTGCAAATTGGTTCTACGGACAATTAGAATTTCTAATTGCTTAATATGGTGAggtaatgttattgcaatttcagaaatatcttgtgggaagtttattgtatggccagaatatttgtatttccctccccttgcatgtgttacttgtaaaataggggcaattcttgatatgagcatttcttctacttgagagagacactttaaaatagaaggttgctcacctgggtccatattgtttgataatgagaagTGGTGCAGGCCTTTTTCACCATAACATCTCATACACATAAGTAAGTGATTGAAttttttaatagtcatgcccaCATACATGTCTTTGCAAATAGAACATGGCTGtgtgacctccaacatatcaatctttttgcGGAAATTAGACAACATATTTTGAAATGAAGCAGTCTTCACAGCAAGTTCAGGAGCCGTAGAATATGTTTGATTGAGATTAATTTTCTCAAGATCATGGTTTTATGTTTCTAATAACTTTCCTGAGTTATTGCAAGGTGTATGTAGTGCATGACGTCCTAGTTGTCGTTTCTTGGAGATATTGGCTCTGTTCTTTGCATAGTAAGTTCTATTTGTCTGGCTTCTCTTCAATTTGATAGGATCAATTTCTTGAGGGCACAGCtggatagatatctaatatttcAAAGAGAGCAGAGGTATGTCATAATTTTCATAATTGAAGGTAGTTAACTTAGGACTATGTATCAAGAATGTATGAGAATTGAAAATTGCTCCATCTATGGTAATGTGattttagaggatttattttgtatgTAAAGtgcttttgttgtgtttatttTTTGCTCTCGTTCACTCAACTTATATGTACACATATTTATATACTTGTAAATGACTTTACTTGAAATGTATGGGTTCTTAAAAGTCATAAATTGACTTTCTAGTATTGTTCTGCGTACACTTGTTGTTGTTAGCAACTTGGTTTTTCAAAAGTAGCATTGTAATATAGGTATGCATAGATATAGTAATTTTtgatacatacacacatgtatatatacatatgaattaaatattcaaagtgctgcatacaaacatatgcacatatataactacacatgtatatatcaaaaaaacTAAGACTATGAATaattatagtatatatatatatatatatatatatatatatatatatatatatatatatatatatatatatatatatatatatatatatatatatatatatatatatatatatatatatatatatatcagtgtatATATGTACAATTGTTTGTTGTTCTTAGTTGTTTGTTGTTTTTAAAAGAATCATTCTAATATAGGTATGCACAAATATAGTAATTTCTGATACATATAGATGTATgcacacatatacacatgtatatatacatatcatttaaaaattcaaagttttgtatatgagcatatgcacatatataactacacatgtgTCTAGCAAAAAGACTATAACTATGAATACTTATATATAGTTATGTACATATATAAGTATAGTTGTATATCTACGGAATTCTATAAGTATGAATAATTCTAGTGTTGTATAATTATACAAATAGATATTAGTCCAGAAAAAAATGATATACgtgcatatatgtataaattttctgCAAACAACATAGAGTTCAGCACATTTAAAAGTAATGAGTATGAGTGCAAATAACTTATGTCAGGAGGAAAAACTTTCAAAGAGATAAGAGGTAGATGTAAGAAATGTGCATATACATTTTTCTAGAGGCAGCCTTATGTTCGTAAAATGTAattgtttgtatatgtaaaactATTAAATATGTAAATTAGCTAATGGTATAATTGTATTGTAAACTGAAAGTTTAATAATTAGAAAAGATGTGTTATAATTCTAAGTCCGTGTACTTAGGTGGCCAATTTCTGCAAGTAGTGCATGACACTCAGCTTTGAAATCAAGAGGAGCGACTTTATTGACTATCACTTTCATCTTTGATTCTGAATTATATGTCTCAGTGGAAACCAACAGTGTGAATGAATAGTGATGTGACAGTAGTCTCTTAAACACCGAGGAAGGTGTCTCTATTGTTGTTGCATCATTTTGTAGTGCACAAAGTTGTTTTgcagttttgtgtagcaagtgaatgCTACCCTCATCAAATGCAGTGGCCCATAGAGTACTTGTGGCATCTTGTAACTTTAGTGGCAAGAGGTAACTATAATTATAGTCTTGCATAGTCATTTGACATCTAGAGAAGAACCAAGAATCATCAACTTGCTGTGTACATTTTTTCTTGCAAGGCCGTCCATTGACTATTAGTGGACAGGATGCGTAATAGAAATTTTGGTCAGTTACATTTACAAAGCGTAGACCAGCTAGCAAAGGTGTCTGAATTGTTTCTGGTTTGATGCTCATCTGATCACGGATTGAAGAAATAGTCATTCTAGTATATTTTCCATCTATGTGGATAGTTTTTGCAACAAATGGTACAGCAACCAAAGGGTCCTTTCCTCTTAATATTAGAAGCTCTGCTTCTGGAAAAGTTGGGTTGATATGTAATGTGGTTGCAGCTGTTATGTTTATAAGCTTCCCATTGAAATAGCCAGCACAAGCATTACGCAAAGCAAGGATAACCACACTATCATTGGTCAACATATTTTTCAATTCTAGGCCTTTTTGTTCTGCCATTGGACCCCAtaggttgatgtcaattgttgaatCAAATAGATCATTAATTTTCACAACATGTTTCTGTGTTTGACTGCCATCTATCCTGTGTattggaatgatatctccaacatATAGAACAAGGCCAATTATGTCAACCAATGTGTTATTTTTTAGATGAAACAATTCATTAATGGGCGTGAAAGGAGGACCTTGTTGATCTGCTTGTTCTTCATTGGTGTAGCATTTCAGTATTGATGCATTAGACAAGGTGATTTCTAAATGATTGTTTAGTTTTTTATACCTTGCATTTTCCTCCTTAATAGATccctttgaaataatataattttaacctATGTCCACACAGTTAAAGTGTAACTTAGCTATCTCATCAAAACATGTAATTCTAATTTCAGAACCTTCACAAtcaacaatgtcaaagctaaacacATGGCCATTTTTTGTGGCTGTGCTTTATGCCTTAATAGGGCGTTTATGAGTAACTCTCCCTttgattgtccatttattttggtatggattcaaagttttgatagGGCTTATATTTTCAGAAGTTGTCGTTTGCGGGGATGGCAATTCAGTGATAAATTGAAGAGATCATTTAGATGTTGATGGTCTATCCTCAAACATCATTTCTAGTTGTTGTTCTTTGAATGGGTATACCAGTTTACCAAAGAACAGGCAATCACTTTGTTTCACTTCGAGACTAAGTATTACAATAGTCCCATGAAAACAAAAGACTTCTTTTTAAATTACTGTTGATtatacataaacaaaattaaaaaaagatgaaaCATATTGTATTTGATAACCATAGTtgatttcctaccttgtgttccatatgtatcGGCATGTATAACTTGATAACTGGACTATTGTGCCTATTTTTAGAATATCTGAATCTACCAGAGTAGCATATTTAGAAGGCAAGATTGCCAACTGCATGTATTTCCATTAGATAACACTAATTTATGTCTGTTAGTATCATCTGTGTTGTTCTGCATTTTCTGAAATGACAAAACTTGTAGCAATGTTGAAGGAAGGTCATCCccagcattgatagattgaattgcaaaaggggtagggacatactcttgggtttttgcctacaaaaaataatatgaatatagaAGATTTAGTTTTAACGGCAAGCAGCTCATATATTTGCTTACTTGTTAACGTAAAGCTTGTGTTAGTAAACTCTGTAATCAAGCTATGTTATCTATAGAGTATGCATTTACTTTTGCACTATGCTATGAAAAAAGGATGCATGTAGTAATGAAAAGGATGGCATGGAAAAGAGAGATGAATTGTCCAAAAAAAGAGCATAAAAGCTTTGtattttgaaaagatttgataATTTAGCTTACCAAATTATCAGTAGTGGAGTGGTCTATCGATTCAGAGGTGGCTGCTGAAGATGTCATTATGCATATATACCTTTTGagaattaaaagtaaattataagcatgatgaattgtagat
Encoded proteins:
- the LOC131076233 gene encoding replication protein A 70 kDa DNA-binding subunit E-like; the protein is MALFMLFNYLWLWLLPVWKAFSRLLCEFHAVHALNLQVWKAFSRLLCEFHAVHALNLQVCKGFSMLLFEFHAVNGLNLQGLLLCLCYLTVGGRDCFQFARHFRITLHIVVELGFVVALSEWFEFASCKTVLLGLFLRFSPLTVLGCQGSIKEENARYKKLNNHLEITLSNASILKCYTNEEQADQQGPPFTPINELFHLKNNTLVDIIGLVLYVGDIIPIHRIDGSQTQKHVVKINDLFDSTIDINLWGPMAEQKGLELKNMLTNDSVVILALRNACAGYFNGKLINITAATTLHINPTFPEAELLILRGKDPLVAVPFVAKTIHIDGKYTRMTISSIRDQMSIKPETIQTPLLAGLRFVNVTDQNFYYASCPLIVNGRPCKKKCTQQVDDSWFFSRCQMTMQDYNYSYLLPLKLQDATSTLWATAFDEGSIHLLHKTAKQLCALQNDATTIETPSSVFKRLLSHHYSFTLLVSTETYNSESKMKVIVNKVAPLDFKAECHALLAEIGHLSTRT